A window from Psychrobium sp. MM17-31 encodes these proteins:
- the glnE gene encoding bifunctional [glutamate--ammonia ligase]-adenylyl-L-tyrosine phosphorylase/[glutamate--ammonia-ligase] adenylyltransferase, translating to MTANNTNSLPSQLLLLKQQRLEDYKLAYKNDITSINSVQLEQLGEFLAVSDFAHAQLCKHPNWLDDIIADDLLIAPALKPKIEERFNALVAQVTTEAQLEKCLRDVRNFFQIVIAWRDMGKFAPITQSLIDVSELAEILIIGARDALSKLLESTWGLPTDSKGNVQPLMVLGMGKLGGHELNFSSDIDLIFTFPNHGETQGGRRSTDNQQYFVKLAQKLVNALDKITVDGFVYRVDMRLRPFGNSGPLVASFAAMEDYYQSQGRDWERYAMVKSRILGNDGEYAEELKRLIRPFMFRRYIDFSAIESLRKMKLMISHEVRRRGLVDNIKLGSGGIREVEFIVQVFQMIRGGREPQLQNQSLLVILSRLQALEIIDKNECEQLRESYLYLRLCEQTLQQIGDKQTQTLPDNELDWTRLLWVCGEPDETSFRDTLKGHMNVVEQQFSNVIGQEDEDDGTESKEHELLTVVCSADEDFDGESILFELGCQKPQALFNEIIALKNELSKRRVGERGQEAMTKLLPLLVMQLINETNASDLFRKIANILKTIATRTAYIELLLENPGALKQLVTLCQASDWISEQLTLHPILLDELLDPKSLYSPTPLDEYSAQLHQYLMRIPTDDMEQVMEGLRQYKQCQQLRIAAADVTGAMELMKVSDHLTALAQSVVEHVINIAWQQLIQRYGTPQFDGDDKGFAVIGYGKMGGYELGYGSDLDLVFVHSGKSGTYTDGDKQIDSAHFYLKFAQRILHLFNTRTVSGILYELDMRLRPSGSKGLMVTHIESFVDYQEQEAWVWEHQALVRTRVVCGSHWLNDRFNEIREGILCQVRDRAELQGEVAKMRVKMRDHLTQGNDEIFDLKQDNGGIADIEFIAQFLVLGYSEQFANLTRYSDNVRIFEQALAVNLISEQEQQILSQAYQDYRHKGHRLVLNDLKNQTDEKEFAEQREQVSNIWRRLMLTEPVT from the coding sequence ATGACCGCGAATAACACTAACTCTTTGCCTTCTCAATTATTATTATTAAAACAGCAGCGTCTAGAAGACTATAAATTAGCCTATAAAAACGACATTACCAGTATTAATTCAGTTCAATTAGAACAGTTAGGTGAATTTTTAGCAGTCAGTGATTTTGCTCATGCCCAACTATGTAAACACCCAAATTGGCTTGATGACATCATTGCAGACGATTTATTAATTGCTCCGGCGCTTAAGCCAAAGATTGAAGAGCGATTTAATGCCTTGGTGGCACAGGTTACTACTGAAGCACAGCTTGAAAAATGCCTCAGGGACGTACGTAATTTCTTTCAGATCGTCATCGCATGGCGGGATATGGGAAAGTTTGCGCCTATCACTCAATCGCTAATCGATGTGTCAGAGCTCGCTGAAATATTGATTATTGGCGCACGCGATGCGCTCAGTAAATTACTTGAGAGCACATGGGGACTGCCCACAGACAGTAAGGGCAATGTTCAACCATTAATGGTGCTTGGCATGGGCAAGCTCGGTGGCCATGAACTAAATTTCTCATCAGACATCGATCTTATTTTTACCTTTCCAAATCACGGCGAAACACAAGGCGGTCGCCGCAGCACTGATAATCAGCAATATTTCGTTAAACTTGCGCAAAAGCTAGTCAATGCCTTAGACAAAATTACAGTTGATGGCTTTGTGTATCGAGTGGATATGCGTTTACGCCCATTTGGCAATTCAGGTCCTTTGGTAGCGAGTTTCGCAGCAATGGAAGATTACTATCAATCACAAGGCCGAGATTGGGAGCGCTACGCGATGGTTAAATCGCGAATTCTTGGCAATGATGGCGAATACGCAGAAGAGCTAAAACGCTTAATTCGACCTTTCATGTTTAGACGCTACATTGATTTTAGTGCCATCGAATCACTGCGAAAGATGAAGCTGATGATTAGTCATGAAGTTCGCCGTCGTGGCTTAGTCGACAATATCAAGCTGGGCAGTGGTGGCATTCGTGAAGTGGAATTTATTGTTCAAGTCTTTCAAATGATCCGCGGTGGGCGAGAGCCTCAATTGCAAAATCAGTCATTATTGGTGATTTTATCCCGCCTTCAGGCATTGGAAATTATTGACAAAAATGAGTGTGAGCAATTGCGAGAAAGCTATTTGTATTTGCGTTTGTGTGAGCAGACGCTGCAACAAATTGGTGATAAACAAACTCAAACGCTCCCGGACAATGAGCTTGATTGGACGCGCCTGCTATGGGTGTGTGGTGAGCCAGATGAAACATCATTTCGAGACACTCTCAAAGGTCACATGAACGTCGTCGAGCAACAGTTTAGTAATGTCATTGGCCAAGAAGACGAAGATGACGGGACTGAAAGTAAGGAGCATGAATTACTTACTGTTGTCTGCAGCGCGGATGAAGACTTTGATGGCGAGTCCATTTTATTTGAACTCGGGTGTCAAAAACCGCAAGCATTATTTAATGAAATTATCGCCCTTAAAAACGAGCTATCAAAACGCCGAGTTGGTGAGCGTGGTCAAGAGGCAATGACCAAGTTATTGCCACTACTAGTAATGCAATTAATTAACGAGACAAATGCTAGCGATCTGTTTAGAAAAATCGCTAACATTTTAAAAACTATTGCTACCCGAACCGCTTATATTGAATTGTTGCTTGAAAACCCTGGGGCGTTAAAGCAGTTGGTGACCTTGTGTCAGGCCAGTGATTGGATCAGTGAGCAATTAACGCTGCATCCTATTTTACTCGATGAATTACTTGATCCTAAATCGCTATACAGTCCAACACCGCTTGATGAGTACAGTGCACAGCTTCACCAATATTTAATGCGCATTCCCACTGATGATATGGAGCAGGTGATGGAAGGGCTTCGTCAATATAAACAGTGCCAACAATTGCGAATAGCCGCCGCTGATGTGACGGGGGCAATGGAATTAATGAAGGTGAGTGATCATCTTACCGCGCTTGCGCAAAGTGTGGTTGAACACGTGATTAACATTGCGTGGCAGCAATTAATCCAGCGCTATGGCACACCGCAATTTGACGGCGATGACAAAGGTTTTGCGGTCATTGGGTACGGTAAAATGGGCGGCTATGAGCTGGGCTATGGCTCAGATCTAGATTTAGTATTTGTACACAGTGGTAAGAGCGGTACCTATACTGATGGTGACAAGCAAATCGATAGCGCCCATTTTTATCTCAAGTTTGCCCAGCGTATTTTGCACTTATTTAATACGCGCACCGTATCAGGCATTTTATATGAACTGGATATGCGTTTGAGGCCCTCTGGCAGTAAGGGCTTGATGGTGACCCATATCGAGTCGTTTGTAGATTATCAAGAGCAAGAAGCTTGGGTGTGGGAACATCAAGCATTGGTAAGAACTCGCGTGGTTTGTGGCTCACACTGGCTCAATGATCGGTTTAACGAAATCCGTGAAGGAATTTTATGCCAAGTACGCGATAGAGCGGAGTTACAAGGTGAAGTAGCCAAAATGCGCGTGAAAATGCGTGACCACCTAACTCAAGGCAATGATGAGATTTTCGATTTAAAGCAAGACAACGGCGGCATTGCTGATATTGAGTTTATTGCGCAGTTTTTAGTGTTAGGGTACAGCGAGCAATTTGCCAATTTGACCCGCTATAGCGATAATGTGCGGATCTTTGAACAGGCCTTGGCTGTCAATTTGATCAGCGAGCAAGAGCAACAAATCCTTAGTCAAGCTTATCAAGATTATCGCCATAAAGGTCATCGTTTGGTGTTAAATGATTTAAAGAATCAGACGGATGAAAAAGAGTTTGCCGAGCAACGTGAGCAGGTGAGTAACATTTGGCGCCGCCTCATGCTGACAGAGCCTGTGACTTAA
- a CDS encoding DUF350 domain-containing protein, with product MEQLQLLINHEPNLLVILAIDLTIAIVLLYAMRFISGLWAGVDTTDELASKDNFAFGISLAGSLLALAIVLTGAITGEAGTSFAQEAIGMTIYGVFGLILIKLGRIAHDKFALSGLDKVAHIKEGNVSVAIIDAAALVATALIIRATLLWAHDLTVDTFIAIFSGFVIAQALLIAVTRLRESAYRKNNQGSQFQDAIAGGQIALSIRHSGFLIATGFTLTAASNFLVYVPQAYVENALGWLLFGVVMVALLYVLVPLVKKLVLSRINLTEEVDHQHNIGVASLEFVISIAVALILMALMS from the coding sequence ATGGAACAATTACAACTATTAATAAATCACGAACCTAACCTGCTGGTTATTTTGGCCATCGATTTAACCATTGCGATTGTTTTGCTTTACGCAATGCGATTTATTTCAGGGCTTTGGGCGGGTGTTGATACAACCGACGAATTAGCAAGCAAAGACAACTTCGCTTTTGGTATTTCACTAGCGGGTAGTTTATTAGCCTTAGCCATCGTGTTAACAGGTGCTATTACTGGTGAAGCTGGAACTTCATTCGCACAAGAAGCCATTGGCATGACGATCTACGGTGTGTTTGGGTTGATCTTAATTAAACTTGGCCGCATCGCCCACGATAAATTTGCACTATCTGGATTAGATAAAGTTGCTCACATTAAAGAAGGTAATGTTAGCGTAGCTATAATTGACGCTGCCGCGTTAGTAGCAACGGCATTAATTATCCGTGCAACCTTACTATGGGCACATGATTTAACCGTCGATACATTTATCGCTATTTTCAGCGGTTTTGTTATCGCTCAAGCATTATTGATTGCCGTAACGCGCCTGCGTGAGTCTGCATATCGTAAAAACAATCAAGGTAGCCAGTTCCAAGATGCAATTGCCGGTGGCCAAATTGCCCTATCGATTCGCCACTCAGGTTTCTTAATTGCAACAGGCTTTACCCTAACTGCGGCGTCAAACTTCCTTGTTTATGTACCACAAGCTTATGTGGAAAATGCGCTAGGTTGGTTATTGTTTGGCGTGGTCATGGTCGCTTTACTGTATGTGTTAGTGCCACTTGTAAAAAAATTAGTACTCTCGCGTATTAACCTTACGGAAGAAGTCGATCATCAACACAACATTGGTGTTGCATCACTAGAATTTGTAATCAGCATTGCTGTTGCCCTAATCCTAATGGCGTTAATGTCATAA